AACACCGAGCGGGGCGCGAGCCCGAACGCCTCGATGGACTGGACGTACTTGGACACCCGGATCAGGCTGAGGTCGCGGCGGGCCGCGAGGTCGGTGATCCAGTGCGGGGTGCGCTCGTTGACCTTGATCTCCATGACCGACATGTGCGGCGGGATCGTGAAGCGGTTCTCCGCACCGGCCGTGCCGAAGTGGAAGTCGCGGTCGCGCCCCCGGACGCGCCGGTCGAAGGTGACGCGCAGGCCGGTGTCCTGGTCGCGGCCGACGAGGGCCTCGCGCTGGTAGCCGGTGATGGCGGTGGGCTGGAGGTTGAGGCGTACGGCGAGTTCGAGGACCTCCTCGACGAAGGCGGCTTCCTTCGGCGAGTGCTCGATCATCTGCCGGTCGTCACACATCCGCCGGGCCGTCTCGTACGGCAGCGTGATGCGGCGCTTCTGGGTGACCCGGTTGACCCGCTGCTTGATCTCCACGCAGACCGGCGAGGCGTCGGTGATCCCGTCGAGGTCTCCGTAGTGCCGGATGCGGAGCTTGCGGCGGAACTTCAGGCCCTCGATCTTCTCCCAGTAGAAGCGGAGTTGAGGGGTGTCGTAGTAGAGGCTCCACACGCCGTAGCCGCCCACCGGACTGTGTGGGTCGCGGTCCATGCGTTCGCCCAGCTCGTCCCGGATCGAGGCCGCCCGGTCGACGGGGACCAGGTACTTGAGCTCGTACCGGTTGAAGGCGTGCAGCCGACTGGCCACCCGCAGGGCTTCCTCGCCCGCGGGCTGCGGCCCGGCACCGGAGTACGCGCCCGTCGCTCGGTCCGCGTCTGCCGCCGGCACTCCGGCCACCGCGTCGACGGTCCGTCCCGGCCCGGCGGCTTTCGTGCCGCGAACCTGTGGGCGCAGTCGCCCCAGCCAGCCAGTCATGGCTCCCCTTCGTGCCGTCCGTTCGTCTTCTTCCTCCACGTAAGGAATCGGCAAGAGATGAGGAACTTATGAAATCCTTATCTGAATGGCCTGAGTACACGACATGAACACAAGATGAACACGGAAGGCGCGTGGCTTACCGCGCCCGTTCCGTCTCCGGCCCCGGTCAGTCCCGTGCGTGGGCGGCCTGCGGGGGGCGGGTCCTGGGCCGGCCGCGCCGCCGGAGGCCGGCCCACAGGAACACCACGGTGAAGCAGGCCGCGAGGATCGCGGGAAGCAGGAACCACAGGGTCCCCAGCGTCACGAAGAACGCGGTCGCCGCGCTCGCACCCGCCGCCGCCACGCCGAGCCCGCCGAGCGCGCCCGGCAGGTCCTCGTACACCTCGGCGAACTGCTGCCGCACTTCCGCCTCCGCCAAGCGCTCCACGTCGCCCCGCGTCGAGGTGAACTCATGAGGCGGTCGGAGGGCGTTGAGGACGACCTCGGACCGCAGGCTCCATGAGCCCTCGTCCGACCCGGCGTAGGTGTCCTCCGCACGGTCCCGGCCCCGCTCCGGGCGTCCGACCCGGTCCCGGTCGAAGGCGTCGAAAGTCCGGTCGTCACGATCGTTCGTCCCCGGGTTCTGCTCGGACACATCGACCTCCTGATCGTCAGCCGGCGCCGAGGGTGGCGGCGAGCATGTCGGCGTAGAGAAGCAGTTCCCGCAGGTCACGGGCGGAGAATCCGTCGGGCGGCGGCGCGGACTTCGGCATCTTCCCGTCCAGCACCAGAATCCCGATCGCCGTCGCGTTCACCTTCACCTGCACCACGGCGACCCGCTCGTCGGCGACGGGCGGCGGCGTCCGGTCGAAGGGCGATGCGATGTCACCCATGCGCAGAGTCGACCCGCCCTTCACTATCAGTTCGAGCAGGGGGTAGACCGCGTCACCACTGGTGATTTCGGGCAGGGCCGAAGACGGCCACTGGGACACCAGCGTGAAGATCCGGGTGGTGGAGTTCCAGGAGTAGAAGACGCCCCGGGACCCCTCGCTGATCTCGGACACTCCCACGACGACCGACTGGTCGAACCGCCCCCTGCGCACACTCTGCTCGGGAGCCGGGAGCGTACGGTCCCCGAGAACGGCCGCCTGTGCGGTGCTCGGGGCCAGGTTGGCGATCAGGCTCTCGTAGTTCCGCTGCGCCTGGAGAGCGGACCGCTGCATCCGCGCACGGTACGCGGACAGCCTGACCCGTTCACTGTTGCCCGCGTACACGGCGACCGCGGACGCGACCACACCGGCGATGATCCACTGCTGTTGATGCTCACCCTCCCGCCCGCCGAAGATGCTCGCGGCGAAGGCGACGGCGGTGAAGAAAAGCGTCGCCACCCCCAGAGTCAGGTTGAGCAGACGTTCCCCGGTCTCCGTCGACAAGATTCCCCCCTGACGTCGGAGCACCCCCGCGCCCCTGCTCCGTCCACACCGAGGATTCCATCATCCAGCCGCCCTCACAAGGCGATCGCCGGATACTGAGAGCTACCGGAAGTCGGGCTCCGGCAGGTTCCGGGGTGCGTCACCGGGCATTGATCCACATGAGACCCCGGGCGTTCCGGCCTCCGACGACCGGACGAACCGAAAGAGGCAGCACCATGACCGCACCACGCATGGAGACCAACCCCTGGCTCCGCCGCTACCACGCCGCCGACGCGGGCGCCGTCACCCTGGTGTGCTTCCCGCACGCCGGTGGATCCGCCGGTTACTTCCACCCGTTCTCGGCGGCCCTCGCGCCCTCGGTCGACGTGGTGGCCGTCCAGTACCCGGGGAGGCAGGACCGGTTCGCCGAACCGTGCATGGAGGACCTCGGCGAACTCGCCGACGCCATCCACCGGCAACTTCGGACCATCGCAAGCCCGTTGGCCTTCTTCGGCCACAGCATGGGCGCCTCCCTCGCGTTCGAGGTGGCCCGGCGGCGGGACCTGGCGGGCGAGGAGGCGCCGTCGATGCTGTTCGTCTCCGGCCGCCGCGCGCCGGACACCGTCCGCGCGGCGGCCGAGCCGGTCCACTCACTGGACGACGAGGGCCTCCTCGCCCGGATCAAGCGGCTCGGCGGCACCCACACCCAGCTGCTGGAGAACCCCGAACTGGTCGAGCTGGTGCTCCCCGCCGTACGGGGCGACTACCGCGCCGTCGAGAGCTACCGGTGCCCGCCCGGCACCGTCCTCCGCTCCCCCCTCACCGTGCTGACCGGCTCCGAGGACCCCCTCACCACCGCCGAGGAGGCCGACGCCTGGCGCCGCCACACCGCCGGCACCTGCACCGTGCACACCTTCCCCGGCGGCCACTTCTTCCTGGAGCCCGAGTCCGACGCCGTCCTCGCGACGGTCTCCCGCACCCTGGCGGGCCTCACCGTCTGAGACCCGCCGGTCCGCCGGGGAACCGGGGGAGCCGATGGCGGGGCAGCCGGTGAGGGGCAACGGGCGGCCCGTCGCCAGAGTCCGGGCGTGGAGTGCGTCACGCCGCCGGGAGATCCGGCGGGCACTCACGCGGGGCTCGCGCGGCTGCCCGGACCGGCTTCCCGGCCGTCCACGACCAGCCGTCGGCCGGGGCCGGCGGCAGGCCCCGGCGCGGCCGTCCCGGCACGGTCCGCCCAGCGGGGGCGCACGGCCGCCGAGTTGGCGATGACCTGCGAAACCATCCCGCCCCCCGAGACCCGCCATGCCGCCCGCACCCCGTCGCCACCGCAGCGGACTCTCCCGTTCCGCAGGGGCGGACCGCAGCACCCGCGTGGTGCCCCTTTGGCCTTTCGGCCAAAGGGGCACCACGCTTTCTGGCGGATATTCTCACCCCCGCACGGTCGGCACTCAGCATCATCAGGTCGACCCCTACAGCGCGGAACGAGAGGAGCGGTGCCATGGAGACGGTCCGGACGATGCCGGGCAACGGTCCCGGCGGCGGCCTGAAGCACAGGCTGACCAAGCGGCAGGACGTGTCCGCCGAAGTGCCTCCAGGCAGCGAGCTGAAGCGCACGATGGGCATGTGGCAGCTCACCCTGCTTTCCGTGGGCGCCACCCTCGCCGCGACTTCCTGCTCCCCCGGGTCACCGCCCGCCAGAACCTGACGACGGCCCTCCTCGCCCCCGACATGGCGAAGGTGAAGGGACACGAGCTGGCGAAGGCGGCCCTGGAGACGGCCGTGCTCGACGCCGAGCTGCGGGCCCACGAGATGTCCCTCGCCACCTTCCTCGGTGCCACCCGCGACCGGGTGCCCGCCGGGGTGTCCGTCGGCATCAAGGACTCCGTCCCCGCCCTCCTGGACGACGTGGCGGGGTACCTCGCCGAGGGGTACGTCCGGATCAAGCTGAAGATCGAACCCGGCTGGGACGTCGAGCCCGTCCGCGCGGTCCGCGACCGCTTCGGCGACGAGCTGCCGCTCCAGGTGGACGCGAACACCGCCTACACCCTGGCCGACGCCGAACACCTTCGCCGCCTGGACGAGTTCGGCCTGCTGCTCATCGAGGAGCCGCTGGAGGAGAACAACCTCCACGCCCACGCCCTCCTCCAGCGCCGCATCGCCACCCCGGTCTGCCTGGACGAGTCGCTGCACAACGCCCGCGACACCGCCTCGGCCCTCGCCATGGACGCCTGCCGGGTCGTCAACATCAAGCCCGCCCGCGTCGGCGGCTACCTGGAGGCCCGCCGCCTGCACGACGTCGCCGCCGCCCACGGCGTACCCGCCTGGTGCGGCGGCATGCTGGAGACCGGCATCGGGCGCGCCCCCAACCTGGCCCTCGCCGCCCTTCCCGGCTTCACCCTCCCCGGCGACACCTCCGCCTCCAGCCGCTACTTCGCCGAGGACATCGCCGAGCCGTTCGTCCTCCAGGACGGCCACCTCCCGGTCCCCACGTCCCCCGGCATCGGCATCACCCCGCTCCCCGACTCCCTGCGCCGCTTCACCACGGCACGGCGGGACCTGTACGGGGGTGCGGCGGGACGGTGAGGCGGGGCGAGGCGTGAGCCGGGGCCGCAGGCGATGAGGCGGGGGCCGCCCCGCAGCCGCCGGGACCACCGGGGCGCCGGAGGCCGGGTCGCTCGCGCACGGGCGGTCGCGTCCGGTCCGGCGTACGCCCGCAGGGTCCCCTCGGCGCACCCACGCACCGGAGCCCGGGACGGATGACTTCCGTCCCGGGCTCCGGTGCGGGCGCTCCGCCCCGACGGGGCGAGGTCAGCGGGACTGCGACGGTCCAAAGAACTCGATCTCCGCGAAGGCGACTTGCTTCTTCGCGGAGGTGTGGTAGGCGGACTCGACGGTGAAGCGGACCTTGGTGACGTCGTCGTAACGGAAGTCGCGGGTCTGGCCTCCGGCGCCGTCGTCCAGGACGAGTTCGCGGTGGGTGACCTTGCCGCTGGACTGGGTCACGGTGACATCGACGCGGTGCGGGAGCGCCTGCTCGCCGTTCTGGTCGGCGCGGTACGAGACCCCCGGCATCACGATCACGTTCAGCAGACGGGTCGGCGTGTCGAAGGAGGCCTCGATCCACTGGCCCTTGCCCGACTCGGACACCCCGGGGCCCCACCAGGTGTTGTTGAGCTTGTCGAAGGACGAGTCCGGCTTGTGGCCCTGGTAGGAGCGGGACGCGGTGACGTGGTCCGGCGAGACGGGGGCCCGCTTGGAGAAGTGGTCGCGGGTCGCCCGGACGCCGTCGGGGATGTGGACCGCCGCCACGATCACCAGGGTCACCACGACCGCCGCCCCCACCCAGCCCAGGACGCGGTCGAAGGTGCGGCGCACCCGGGGGCGGTCGCCCGCCCACGGGGTCTCCCGGGTACGGGTGTCCAGCAGTCGGCGCCACCACGGCAGCCGGCGGCCCTCCACGTGCCGGTCGCCCGCCATGGGCATCGCGCAGCGGGCGCAGTAGTGCCGGTCGGGCCGGTTGCGGGTGCTGCACCAGGGGCAGGGCGTGCCCCCGTCCACACCGAGTTCCTCGCCCGGGGCCTGTACGGTCTGCGGGCGCTGGGGGGCCGGCCGGCCGGGCAGGACCGGGGCGACCGAGGGCGCCGCCAGGGGTCCGGGGTCGGCGACCGGGACGATGAGGCGACGGGCACGGTCCGCCATGCCGCCGTCGTCCGCCGCCCCCGGGACCTCCTGGGTGTCGGCCTCGTCGCGGGCCTCGTACGTGCCGTACCCGGAGGACCGGGCGCCCTGCGGGTACGGCGCGGCGGCGGGAGCCTCGTCGTACGCGGCGTGGCCGTACGCCCCCTGGGCCGGGCCGGCCGGGGCGGCGTACGGGGAGCTCTCGTGGGCGAGGGGCTCCGGGCCCCGCGGCTCCCGCGACTGCCGGGGCAGCCCCGCGCCGCCGCCGGGCCGGGCGAAGGCGTCCCAGCCGGGTTCGGCGGACGCCGGAGCGGCGTCCGTGGACGAGGGCGCCGACGAGGCCGGAGCGGGGGCCGGGGCGGGGGCCGGGGCGGGGGCCGGGGCGGGGCCTTCCGACGCCTCACCGGCGCCTCCGCCGTGGCCGCGGGCGCCGCTCGCGGCACCCGCCGTGGCCGCCGGCCGGTCGGCCCAGCCCAGTACGGCCCCGCACGCGTCGCAGAACGACAAGCCCGGTTCCGCGCGGGTGCCGCATTCGGCGCAGTTCTGCGTGGTCATTTCTCCGAGGTCCTTTCGGACGGATCGCCGGCGGTCACCTGGACCGTGTACGGCATGTGGGCGGGCCGGGCTGCGGCGACGATGCCGTCCAGGCGGTAGTGGTCCGCCGTGGTCGGATCGGGCAGCCTGAGGTGTACGTGCAGATGGGGGCGGGGGATGCCGGGGATCGGGCCCAGCGGGCGGGCGGTCCAGTCGGCGCCCCCGCTCTCGCTGATCTCCGGTGCGACGCCGAAGGCGAGCCGGACCGTTTCGGCCAGGCCGCGCCGGGTGCCGCGGATGCGGTGCAGGTACGCGGCGGTCGCCACGGCGGCACGCAGCAGCGGCTCGGGTTCGGTGCCGTCGGTCTCCGCACCGACCCAACCGGTCAGCCACCGGGCGTAGTCCAGGGGCGCCAGCGAGGGACGGAAGTAGGAGTCGAGGCAGTCCAGCGCGGTGTGGATGGGTGCGAACACCTCGTCGAGCCCGTCGACGAAGCGCAGGGCGAGGTCGTCGTCGGCGAAGACGGCGGGCAGCATCGCACCGATCGGTGAGGACGAACCGAGTCCGTCGACGGAGCCTCTCATCCGTGGCTCCCGGTGCCGCGTTCCTTGTCCCCCGTGGAGTTGTCCCCGATCACCCGGACGCGGTGGTCGAAGGAGAACACCAGGGAGGGCGGCGACAGGTCGATGCGGTTCGTCGCCTCGCCGCGCTTTCCGGTCAGCGGGTCGGCGGGGTGGAGCATGACCTCGTCCACCAGCTCGACGCCGGGAATCCGCTGGAGCACCGCGAAGGCCTCGCCGGCCTGCACGGGCCGCCCGAACGGCCATCCCTTGCCGTCCGCGCCACCGGTCAGCGGGTCGAGGTGCTGGTAGAGGGCGTCGTGCACCCGTCGGCGCACCAGGTCGGTGTCGACGCCGCGGAAGGCGTGCACGGTGGCGACGACGGTGACGCCCTGGTAGAAGGGCGGACCGACCGCCAGCCGGGTCCCGATCAGGCGGCGTTCGTCCAGGTGGCGCGTGATGCGCTCCAACAGTGCGTCGCCGGGCACCAGTTGCTCGAAGCGGAGTCGACCACCCGGGTCCGGTATCGCCTGCGGCACCACCAACACCCGTACCGCGTAAGCGCCGTACTCGCTCTCCTCGCCCTCCAGGCAGGAGATGCGCGCGGTTTCGGGGGCGGCCCGACGGGCCAGTTCCTCGTAGTCGCGCAGGGTCACCGCGCGTTCCTGGGCGCGCAGTGTGATCGGGGCGCGGACCTTCGCCTCCTCGACCGTCTCGCCGTCCACG
The DNA window shown above is from Streptomyces sp. NBC_00247 and carries:
- the menC gene encoding o-succinylbenzoate synthase produces the protein MAAHPAFRGRHPRRDFLLPRVTARQNLTTALLAPDMAKVKGHELAKAALETAVLDAELRAHEMSLATFLGATRDRVPAGVSVGIKDSVPALLDDVAGYLAEGYVRIKLKIEPGWDVEPVRAVRDRFGDELPLQVDANTAYTLADAEHLRRLDEFGLLLIEEPLEENNLHAHALLQRRIATPVCLDESLHNARDTASALAMDACRVVNIKPARVGGYLEARRLHDVAAAHGVPAWCGGMLETGIGRAPNLALAALPGFTLPGDTSASSRYFAEDIAEPFVLQDGHLPVPTSPGIGITPLPDSLRRFTTARRDLYGGAAGR
- a CDS encoding phage tail protein produces the protein MRGSVDGLGSSSPIGAMLPAVFADDDLALRFVDGLDEVFAPIHTALDCLDSYFRPSLAPLDYARWLTGWVGAETDGTEPEPLLRAAVATAAYLHRIRGTRRGLAETVRLAFGVAPEISESGGADWTARPLGPIPGIPRPHLHVHLRLPDPTTADHYRLDGIVAAARPAHMPYTVQVTAGDPSERTSEK
- a CDS encoding polyphosphate polymerase domain-containing protein; this translates as MASRLHAFNRYELKYLVPVDRAASIRDELGERMDRDPHSPVGGYGVWSLYYDTPQLRFYWEKIEGLKFRRKLRIRHYGDLDGITDASPVCVEIKQRVNRVTQKRRITLPYETARRMCDDRQMIEHSPKEAAFVEEVLELAVRLNLQPTAITGYQREALVGRDQDTGLRVTFDRRVRGRDRDFHFGTAGAENRFTIPPHMSVMEIKVNERTPHWITDLAARRDLSLIRVSKYVQSIEAFGLAPRSVFHVREEDLPPAPAHPTTGDGTPFAVSPTRLPAPGRLTEAFRP
- a CDS encoding NADase-type glycan-binding domain-containing protein, which encodes MTTQNCAECGTRAEPGLSFCDACGAVLGWADRPAATAGAASGARGHGGGAGEASEGPAPAPAPAPAPAPAPASSAPSSTDAAPASAEPGWDAFARPGGGAGLPRQSREPRGPEPLAHESSPYAAPAGPAQGAYGHAAYDEAPAAAPYPQGARSSGYGTYEARDEADTQEVPGAADDGGMADRARRLIVPVADPGPLAAPSVAPVLPGRPAPQRPQTVQAPGEELGVDGGTPCPWCSTRNRPDRHYCARCAMPMAGDRHVEGRRLPWWRRLLDTRTRETPWAGDRPRVRRTFDRVLGWVGAAVVVTLVIVAAVHIPDGVRATRDHFSKRAPVSPDHVTASRSYQGHKPDSSFDKLNNTWWGPGVSESGKGQWIEASFDTPTRLLNVIVMPGVSYRADQNGEQALPHRVDVTVTQSSGKVTHRELVLDDGAGGQTRDFRYDDVTKVRFTVESAYHTSAKKQVAFAEIEFFGPSQSR
- a CDS encoding thioesterase II family protein gives rise to the protein MTAPRMETNPWLRRYHAADAGAVTLVCFPHAGGSAGYFHPFSAALAPSVDVVAVQYPGRQDRFAEPCMEDLGELADAIHRQLRTIASPLAFFGHSMGASLAFEVARRRDLAGEEAPSMLFVSGRRAPDTVRAAAEPVHSLDDEGLLARIKRLGGTHTQLLENPELVELVLPAVRGDYRAVESYRCPPGTVLRSPLTVLTGSEDPLTTAEEADAWRRHTAGTCTVHTFPGGHFFLEPESDAVLATVSRTLAGLTV